Proteins encoded within one genomic window of Camelina sativa cultivar DH55 chromosome 19, Cs, whole genome shotgun sequence:
- the LOC104764396 gene encoding uncharacterized protein LOC104764396, producing MYQDRQGVVGGGGGGSAPHGIILAVVVALVVLVPFFIGDGGEAITDAIAELLSPVGLLLLPIVLLLVIQFLSSERGSFVSAIFSTGEPESIHRVSGSPVGVALFLVLILFLLYNRFSIFGGNDDSDD from the coding sequence ATGTATCAAGATCGACAAGGCGTtgtaggaggaggaggtggtggatcTGCGCCACACGGAATCATACTCGCCGTCGTTGTAGCATTGGTTGTACTCGTTCCGTTCTTCATCGGAGACGGTGGTGAAGCCATTACAGATGCGATCGCAGAGCTTTTAAGTCCGGTGGGACTTCTCTTGCTTCCCATCGTCCTTCTCCTCGTCATCCAGTTTCTCTCGTCGGAACGTGGTTCTTTCGTATCGGCCATTTTCTCCACCGGAGAACCTGAGTCGATTCACCGTGTTAGTGGATCTCCCGTCGGTGTTGCTTTGTTCCTCGTACTGATCTTGTTCTTACTCTACAACCGCTTCTCCATCTTCGGCGGAAACGATGACTCCGATGACTGA